The Deltaproteobacteria bacterium genomic interval CGGTCGTGAACCCGACGCCGACCCCGAACCCCACCCCGGGAATCTGCGGCGATGCGGATCTCAGCGGCGCGGTCACCGTCACCGACGGGGTCCAGGTGTTGCGCGCTGCGGCCGGACTCTCGAGCGACTGCACCGCCGCGCGCTGCGACGTCGACTCCAGCGGCGCCATCACGGTCACCGACGGCGTGAACGTGCTGCGCAACGCCGCCGGGCTCTCGTCGATTTCGACCTGCCCCTGAGCCGTTTTTGTCCGTCCGCCCACCCCCGCGACCGTAACGCCCCTGTATCTTTGGGTCGCGCTTAGGCATCATGGCGACGCGTGACGCGGATGGACCGCGTCGGGAGCACCGCGCGCCGCTCGGATGCTCGGGAGGGTGATGATGGCGAATCCGCTGGTCGAGCTGCAGCGTCTCGGACAGTCCCCCTGGCACGACAACATCAGTCGCGGCCTGCTCACGTCGGGGAAGCTCAAAAAGATGGTCGCCGCGGGCGACATCACCGGGCTCACCTCCAACCCGACGATCTTCGAGCAAGCCGTCGCGCAGAGCGACGACTACGACGAAGGCATCCGCATCCTCGCCCGCAAGGGCAAGAACGCCGAGGACATTTTCGACGCGCTCGCGATCGAGGACATCCGGGCCGCCGCCGACGTGTTCGCGCCGGTCTACAAGCGCACCGGCGGCGCCGACGGCTACGTCAGCATCGAGGTCGCGCCGAAGTTCGCCGCCGACACCGAGGCGACCGTCAAGGAAGCGCAGCGCCTTTGGAAGACCGTCGCCCGTCCGAACCTCATGGTGAAGATCCCGGCGACGCGCGAAGGCGTCCCCGCGATCGAGCGCTGCATCGCCGACGGCCTCAATATCAACGTGACCCTCATCTTCTCCCTCGAGCGCTACGACGAGGTCATGGACGCCTACCTCCGCGGCCTCGCGAAGCGCGCCGCCGCGAAGAAGCCGATCGACAAGATCGCGTCCGTCGCGAGCTTCTTCGTGAGCCGCGTCGACACCGCGGTCGACAAGCAGATCGAGCAGAAGATCAGCCAGAGCGGCCCCGACCAGCAGGCGCAATTGAGGCAGCTCGTCGGCAAGGCGGCGATCGCCAACGCCAAGCTCGCGTACGCCGCCTTCCGGAAGAAGTTCGCCGGGGAACGCTGGCAGACCCTCGCGGCGAAGGGCGCGCGCCTGCAGCGGCCGCTCTGGGCGAGCACCTCGACCAAGAACCCGTCCTACCCCGACGTCTACTACGTCGAGGCGCTCGTCGGTCCCGACACCGTCGACACGATGCCGCCCGCGACCATCGTCGCGTACAAGGACCACGGGAAGCCCGCGCCGCGCCTCGCGGCGGGCATGGAAGCGGCGGCGGCCGTCCTCCGGCGCATCGAGGACGCCGGCATCAGCATGGACGCCGTCACCCGCAAGCTCGAGGCCGACGGCGTCGCGTCGTTCGCGAAGTCGTTCGAATCGCTGATCGCCGTCGTGTCGGCGGCGCGCGAGGCGCTCCTCCTCACCGACCTCACCCTGGCGAAGCTCGGCGCGTCGGACCGGGCGGTGCGGGCGACCCTCGCCAAGATGGACGAGGCGAAGCTCCCCGAGCGCCTCTGGAAGCAGGACCCGACGCTCTGGAAGGCGGACGACCCCGCGCACCAGGCCGAGATCAAGATCCGCATGGGCTGGATCGACGTCGCCGACCTGATGCTCGGCGAGATCGACGAGCTCACCGCCTTCGCGGACGAGATCCGCAAAGCCGGCTTCACCCGCGCGGTCCTCTGCGGCATGGGCGGCTCGTCGCTCGCTCCCGAGGTGCTGCGACGGACCTTCGGCGTCGCCAAGGGATACCTCGACGTCCAGGTGCTCGATTCGACCGATCCGGCCGCCGTCGCGACGCTCGAGCGCTGGAGCGATCCCGCCAAGACGCTCTACATCGTCTCGTCGAAATCGGGCGGCACGACCGAGCCGAACGTCTTCTTCCAGTATTTCTACGATCGCGTCCGCGCGGCCCGCGGCGATCAGGCCGGGCAGCACTTCGTCGCGATCACCGATCCGGGCACCAAGATGGAGGCGCGCGCCCGCGAGCACGGCTTCCGCCGCATCTTCCTCGCCCGGCCGGAGATCGGCGGACGGTACTCCGCGCTCTCGCACTTCGGGCTCGTGCCGGCGGCCCTCATGGGCATCGACGTCGCGAAGCTCCTGCAGCGCGCCAAGCGTATGATGCTCGCCTGCGGCGCGACCGTCCCGGCGTCGCAAAATCCCGGACTCTACCTCGGGGCCGTGATCGGCACGCTCGCCAAGGCGGGTCGCGACAAGCTCACGTTCGTGATCGACAGGAAGCTCGATACCTTCGGCTACTGGACCGAGCAGCTGATCGCCGAGTCCACGGGCAAGGAGGGCACCGGCATCGTCCCCGTCGAGGGCGAGCCCGTCGGCCGCCCCGATGCGTACGGCAAGGATCGCGTGTTCGCCTACGTCCGGCTCGACGGCGGCCAGGAGCGCGCCGTGCAGGGGCTCATCCGCGGCGGCCATCCCGTCGTCGCGTTCCGCCTGAAGGACGCCTACGACCTCGGCGGCGAGTTCCTGCGCTGGGAGATCGCGACCGCCGCCGCCGGCTGGGTCCTCGGCATCGACCCGTTCGATCAGCCGAACGTGCAGGAGTCGAAGGACAACACCGTGCGCCTGCTGAAGGAGTATCAGGAGAGCGGCGCCCTCCCCGACCCGGGCGGCATCGTGTCGGCGAATGCCACCGACTTCGCCCGCCGGCTCGAGGCGCATCTGCGGCAGATACGCAAAGGCGACTACGTGGCGGTCACCGCGTACGTCGAGCGCACCGGCGAGCGCGAGCAGGTCCTGCGGCAGATCCGGTCCGCGCTACGCGACCGCTTCAAGGTCGCGACCACCGTCGGCTACGGGCCGCGCTTCCTGCACTCGACGGGACAGCTCCACAAGGGCGGCGCCGCCAACGGCGTCTTCATCCAGCTCTCGGCGGAGCCCGCCGAGGATCTGGCGATCCCCGGCGAGACGTTCAGCTTCGGGACGCTCGAGGCGGCGCAGGCGCTCGGCGACTACCAGTCGCTCGCGTCGCGCGGCCGGCGGGCGCTCCGCGTCTCGCTCGGCGTCGACATCGACCTCGGCATGCGGACGATCCTCGCCGTCGTCGCGGACGACGGGCGGAGACGGAGCGCGGCGACCGCGAAGAGGAAGCCCGCGAAGCCGAAGGCCAAGGCGAAACCGGCGCGCGCCAAGCCGGTGAAGACGAAACGATCCACGGCGCGCGTGGCCAAGAAGAAGCCTGCCTCCAGGATCGGGACGGCGCGCCGCACGCGCGCGCGGCGGGGTCGATGAGCGCGCCCGCGCCGGCCCGCGGCAAGACGGGCGTCTCGATCAAACGGACCGAAGGTCCGGATCGGGGCGTCGAGGCGATCCGCGCCAAAGATCCCGTCACGATCGTGATCTTCGGCGCCTCGGGCGACCTCGCGAAACGGAAGCTCATCCCCGCCCTCTACCACCTCCACGCCGGCGGCTACCTCCCGGAGCGCTACGCCGTCGTCGGCTTCTCGCGCACGCCGCTCAGCGACGACGCCTACCGCGAGCACATGCTGGCGGCCCTCCGCGAGCAGGTGACGGGCGAGACCATCGGCGCCGATCATCCGATCGCCCAGGCGCTCTACTACCAGCCGGGCGACGCGGACAACCCGCAGACGTTCCAGGAGCTCCGCGTCCGTCTCGAGAAGATCGAGAAGGAGCGCGGCCTTCCCGGGAACCGGCTCTTCTACCTCTCGGTTGCGCCGGAGTTCTTCCCGCTCATCCTCGAGAACCTCGCGGCGGCGGGCCTCATCCGCCAGAAGACCGACGCCGCCTGGTCGCGCGTCATCATCGAGAAACCGTTCGGCACCGACCTCACGAGCGCGCGCGCGCTGAACGCCATCGTCGCCGCCACCCTCGACGAGAACCAGATCTACCGCATCGATCACTACCTCGGGAAAGAGACCGTCCAGAACATCTTGAGCTTCCGGTTCGGCAACTCGATCTTCGAGCCGCTCTTCAACCAGAAGTACGTCGACAACGTGCAGATCACGGTCGCCGAGGAGCTCGGCATGGAGGGCCGGCGCGGCGCCTACTACGACGGCGCCGGCACCATGCGGGACATGGTGCAGAACCACATCCTCCAGCTCTTCTGCCTGATCGCGATGGAGCCGCCGTCGGCGCTCGAGGCCCAGGCGATCCGCGACGAGAAGGTGAAGGTGCTGCGCGCGCTCGTGCCGATGACGCGCAAGGAGGTCGCCGCCAACACCGTCCGCGGCCAGTACGGCATGGGCGAGAAGAGCGGCCAGGTCGTGAAGGGCTATCGCCAGGAGGAAGGCGTCGACCCGCAGTCGTTCACCGAGACGTTCGTCGCCCTCAGGATGAAGGTCGACAACTGGCGCTGGGCCGGCGTGCCGTTCTTCCTGCGCTCGGGGAAGCGCCTCGCGAAGCGGGTCTCCGAGATCGCGGTCGAGTTCAAGCAGCCGCCGCTCCACCTCTTCCGCTATCTCGGCGAGGACGACGATACGATCGTCGCGCGCCCGATGTCGAACGTCATCGTGATGCGCATCCAGCCCGATGAAGGCATCAGCCTCTCGATCGCCTGCAAGCAGCCCGGCATGCGTATCCAGCTGCAGGAAGTCGAGATGGATTTCTTCTACGGCGAGGCCTTTCACGAGCGCTCGCCGGAAGCCTACGAGCGGCTCTTGCTGGACGCCCTTCGCGGCGACGCGTCGCTCTTCACGCGATCCGACGAGGTCGAGTACTCGTGGCGCTTCATCACCGCGATCCACGAGGCGTGGGCGAACCTGCCGCCTCCGACCTTCCCGAACTACTACCCCTTCAGCGACGGCCCGGACGAGGCGAACCGGCTGCTCGAAGGCACCCAGGCGCGCTGGCGGCCGCTCCGGGAGGCGTAGCAAGGCCCGACTCCCGGAGGCCGCGATCCGCGCGCAATCCCCTCGAAGCGATCGGAGCTGGCGATGGCCCGCTCGTCGAGCGCCGCGCGCACTCGATGTCCGAGATGTGCGTCGGCGTTCCGGGCGACGTTATCGCCGCGGGCGCGTGGTCAGACCGATTCGCGAGCGTGCGAGGCCAGCCCATCGGCGCAGGCCGCGAAGCATCACGACGTGCGCTGTCGGCTCCGCTGGCGGAGCCAGATCGCGAGCGCTTCAGCCGATAGCTCGCCGCGTGCGACCCGGAGCGTCACCTCGGTCAGCTCCGCGGACGAAAAGTCCGGCTCCACGTCGTTGATGACCAGGAACACGATGCCCGCATGCGCTCCGACTCGCTTGTTGCCGTCGACGAAGGGGTGGTTCATCACCAACGCGTGCATCAGCGCCGCCGCTTTGGTGACGACGTCGGGATACAGGTCCTCGCCCCCGAACGTCTCCTGTGAGCGCGCAACCGCCGCCTTGAGCGCTCCCCGATCACGAAGCCCGGAGGCACCGCCGAAGGCACGGAGCTGGCGCCGGTGGAGATCGAGAACCTGGTCGATGGAGAGGTACTCGATCACTTCGCCAGTTCGCGAAAGCTCTCCGTGTAGCGGTCGATGACGGCATCAGCGACTTTGCCGAATAGACGACCGACCTTGCCGTCCTCGAAATAGCGCACCCCGGCGCGGATCGTGACCGCGCCCGTCTGCGGGTGGACGCTCACGTCGACCTCGTCGCCTTTCGCGAGGTTGAGTTCCCGAACGACCTCCGCGGGCAACGTCACGGCAAGGGAGCTCCCGGCCTGAACCAGTTTTCTCTTCATGTCAGTACTAAATATGTACACATGGGACCCGTCAAGCCCTGAGCGCCTCGAAGCGCGTCCGGGCGGCGACGAGGTCGTCGAGCTCGAAGATCTCGCCGCCGCTGTGACAAACGGCAGTACAGCTCCGACCGTTTGACAATGGGGGTTGGACGAAGCCGCTTCGCGGCAGCCCCAGAATCCGCTTCTAAGCCCTTCAACTCACGGACACGGAGGTACGGGCGGAACGGCTATGGGATCGGCGCTGACGCGCTTGTAGCTGTACTTGCAGGTCGCGACCTCGGGACCATTGTCCTCGTCGATGATCTGGACGATCGACAGCATCTTGACGGAGCCTTTATCCGTCCCGGGCTTCACCTTAAAACTCGCGCGCACAACCTCTCCCTCGTCCGAGGAGGGGCACGAGAGCAGTCCGGCCTCGGCCTGCTTGTTCAGCATGGCCTGGTTGGCGCCATCCGGGACGAGGAAGCCGTTGTAGACGAAGTCGCCGTTCGGACTGATCGGAGTGTCGATGTGCACCGCGAGCAGAAAAGGATCGTCGGGGTCCTGATAGATGACCATGAAGCTGTCCGGGTTCCCCGACTTGAACTTGCCGGAAGAGAAACTGAAGCCCTGGCACGTCCACTTCCCCTCGTAGAGCCCCTGCACCTCGATCAGCTGAGCCTCGGCCGTTCGTGTCGCCGGCGGTGCGAAGGAGAGGGAGAGAAGACCGCACGCGATTGTCACAACAACTCTCGATGTCTGCATTGCTGCCCTCCTTGATAGCGGAGGCCGTGCGTCTGGCCGGCCTTTCCGCTGGTAGTTCGTGGCCACAATTCGGATTCGAATCGTGAGTCACTGGTGTCCATCGCGAGCGGAGATAACCCGGCCGGCAGCGTGGGTCCTGGCGAAACTCAGGGTTTTCTCAGGAGAAACCGAGGGATCGAGGCCACACGTCCACGAGGTTCTCCTCGCCCCGGACCTGTCCAGTTCGAGACTCGGCGCGATGCGGGCCGCGCCCATCACGGACGGCGCGTGGCCGCGAGCACATCGGCGACGAACGCCAGCAGCGCGGCGCGCGACGAGAAGAACGCCGATCGTCCCGACGCGAGATGCTCGACGCGCCCCTCGAAGCGGAGTCCCGGTCGCGACACCGGCGCGAAATGCACGACGAACGCGCGGTCGGACGGCAGCGTGCGCCGGCCGTCGTCGGGCGGAGGGTCGAGGCTCATGGCGTCCGGGAACGTATCGCCGGTTGCCGGGAGAGTCCTGGCGATACTAGGGAGGTTCCGAGGAGATGGTGACGAGCCGCGAAACACCCGCCGTACGCATCGATTCCCGCACCGGCTGGGCCTGGTGCGGCGACCGCCGCCTGGACCTGGCGCCGAAAGCGTTCGCGGTTCTCCGTCACCTCGTCGAGCGCCCGTTGCACCTGGTGACGAAGGACGACCTCTTCGCCGCCGGTTGGAGCGACGCGATCGTCGGCGAAGCGACGCTCACGAGCTGCATCCGCGACCTCCGCAAAGCGCTCGGCGACTCGTCGCGCGCCCCGCGCTACATCGAAACGGTTCATCGGCGCGGCTTCCGCTTCATCGGCCCGGTCGCGACGGCGGATACCCACGACCGGGTGGCGGTCGCGGAGGCGACGACGGCTCCGCTCGGCGTCCTCCCGATCGCCCCGCCGACGTTGGTCGGTCGCGACGGCGATCTGGCGCAGCTCCGTGCCGAGTACGCGACCGCGACCGCCGGCCGGCGCCGACTCGTTTTCGTGACCGGCGAGGCGGGGATCGGCAAGACCGCGCTCGTCGAGGCATTCCTCGAGCAGATCGCGACGGGCCACCCGGTCCGCATCGGTCGCGGGCAGTGCCTCGAGCACTACGGCGCGAGCGAGCCCTACCTTCCCATCCTGGAAGCGCTCGGCCGCATGGGCCGCGAGCCGGGACGCGAAGCGCTGCTGCGCGTCCTCACGCGCTACGCGCCGACGTGGCTCGCGCAGCTCCCCGCGCTCCTCGGCGACGACGAGCTTGCATCCGTCCAGCGGCGTACCCAAGGGACGACCCGCGAGCGCATGCTCCGCGAGCTGATCGAGGCGTGCGACGCGCTCGGCGCCGAGACGCCGTTCGTCCTCCTCCTCGAGGACCTCCATTGGAGCGACGTCGAGACGATCGACCTGGTGACCATGCTCGCCCGACGCCGCGACCCGACGCGCCTCTTGATCCTCGCGACCTATCGTGCCGCCGAGATCGCTGCCGAGTCGCACCGACTCGAGTTCGCCGTGGAGGATCTGCGCGTCCACGGCGCCTGCCACCAGATCACGCTCGATTTCCTCGACGCGGCCGCAGTCGGCGAGTACCTCGATCGTCGCTTTCCGAGTGCCGCGTTCCCGTCCGAGCTCACCGCGGTGCTGCACGCGAACACGGGCGGGAACCCGCTGTTTCTCGTGAACGTCGTCGACGAGCTCGCGGCGCAACGCCATATTGACACGACCGGCGGTCGCGCGACGCTCACGATCCCGGTGGCGCGCGTCGCGGCGGAGGTTCCGCGCACGCTCCGCCAGATGGTCGAGCGGCAGATCGATCGGCTGTCGTTGCGCGAGCAGACGGTGCTCGCGGTGGCGAGCGTCGCCGGAGCGGAGTTCTCGGCCGCGATCGCGACCGCGGACGGCATCGACGCCGGCGACGCCGAACGATGCTGCGAGGACCTGGCGCGGCGGGGATGCTTCCTGCGCGCGGCCGGAGCAGCCGAGTGGCCCGACGGCACCGTGGCGGGCCGCTACGCCTTCATCCATGCGCTCTATCGCGACGTGCTCGCCGGGCGCATTCCCGCAGGCCATCGCGTCGGCTTGCACCTGCGGGTCGGCGACCGACTCGAGCGCGCGCACGGCGCGTCCGCGCCCGATATTGCCGGCGAGCTCGCCATGCACTTCGCGCACGGTCGCGACTTCGACCGCGCGGTCCGCTATCGCCGCACGGCGGCCGAGACGGCGCTCCGCCACCACGGCTATCGCGAGGCCGTCCATCACGCGCGCCAGGCGCTGCAACTGCTCGGCGCCTTGCCGGCATCGGCTGCACGCGCGCACGACGAGATGCGCATCCAGACCTTGCTCGGCGCCGCCGTGATCGCGACCAGCGGCTGGGCCGCGCCGGAGGTGGCCGAAGCCTACGAGCGCGCGCGCACGCTCGCGGCGGCGACCGGCGTCACGCCCGAGCTCTTTCCCATCCTGCTCGGTCTCTGCGCCTTCTACTTGATGCGCGGCGAGCTCGCGGTGGCCGACGAGATGGCGGGACGGCTCCTCGGGCTCGCCGAGGCCACGAGCGACCCCGCGGCCTCGCTCGGCGCCCACAACACCGCGGGCATGGTCGCGATGTATCGCGGCGACTACGCCGGGGCCATACGCCACCTCGAGCGCTCGAAGGTGATCTACGATGCCGAGCGGCACGCGCCGAACCGGGCAAGCGGATTCACCATCGACCACGATCCCGGCGTGTCGTGCGCGGCGCACGAGGCACTGGCGCTCCTGGTGCTCGGACAGACGGATCGCGCGACGGTGCGCATGCGCGAGTGTCTCGCCGGCGCCGACACGCTCGACCATCCGCTCAGCGTCGCGATGGCGTACAACTTCGCGGCGATCTTCTACCAGCTCCTGCGCGATCCCACCGTCGTCCAGGAGCTCGAGGACGTCCGGCTCGCGTACTCGCAGAAGCACGACTTCGAGCTCTTCCTGATGCTGGGAGAGATCTATCGCGGTTGGCTGGTGGCCGAAGGTGGACGCGGCGACGAGGGCGTCGAGCGCATCCAACACGGACTCGCCGTGTATCAGGCGATCGGCGCGGAGCTCGGACGGCCGACGTTCCTCGGCATCCTCGCCGACGTCTGCAATCGTCTCGGGCGTCACGAGGAGGCGCGCGCCGCGGTCGCGACCGCCTTCGAGCTCGCGGAGCGAAGCGGGTTGCACTACTGGGACGCCGAGCTCCACCGCTTGTCGGGTAGGATCACGCTCGCCGAGGCGGGCGCCGGAGGCGACGCCGGCGCCCGGAAGGCGGAGCGCTCCTTCCATGAGGCACTCGCGATCGCCCATCGTCAGGAGGCCCGCTTCCTCGAGCTGCGCGCCGCGATCGACCTCGCGCGTCTCTGGCGCGACCGCGGGAAGCAACGCGAAGCTCGGACGCTCCTCTCCGAGCGCCTCGCGCCGCTCGCCGCGAGCCGTGACGTCCCGGACCTCCGCGACGCGCGCACCCTGCTCGAGGAGCTGGGGACGCGCCGGTCGCGGAAATCCGACGTCAGCTGACGTCGGCCGGGCACTGCATGATCCGGCGGAACGTGACGGCATCGAGGCGGATCGGCTCGGCGCTCTGCATGAAGTCGGCGCGCACCGACTCGGGGAGCTGCCTCTTCGCCGGCCGGGAACGGAAGCGGCGCCCGAACTGAGCGATCTTCCGCGCCACCTGGCCGACCTTCGACTTCGCCCACCGGTACTTCTTCGGCGTCCCGCAGAGCGTGCGCGCTTCGGCGAGCCTCGTGATCGCCCCGTCGAGCGACACGCGCAGGCTCTTCTGGAGAGCGGCCGACACCGTGAGGCCCATGGCGCGGGCGCGCACTGCGCTCAGCCGACACCCGATCGACGCGAAGGTCGCGGCCGGCGGCGCCGCGGTACACGGTTCCTCACCGCCGCCGATCGTGACCGTCGTATAGCTGCCGGTCCCGACCGACGTCGGCGAATCGAGGCCGCCGTCGTTCACGACCAGCAGCACGAGATACGTACCGGGAGCGTCGAACGTGTGCGAGGGTGTCGGGCCGACCGCGGTGCCACCGTCGTCGAAGTACCACTGGTAGCCGAGCGGTGCGCCCTCGGCGTCGGTGCTGGCGCCGCCGTCGAACACGATCGGCACGCCGACCTCGCCGACGTACGGGCCGCCGACGGCCGCACGCGGCGGCTCGTTCGCGAGCGGCGGACATGGAACGGTGAAGGATGCCGTGAGCCCGACGCCGTCCGCGTCCACGACGTAGGCGCCCGCCGCCGTCGTCGCGTCGACGGAGAGCGCGAAGCGGAGCGCCAGCGTGAGCGCGGAGACGCGGTTGAGGGCGTCGATCGGCACGTCGCGCCAGACGGATGGGCCGCTCGGTCCATCGATGCGCACGTGCGTCGTGTCGCCGGGGTGGATCGTGCTCGAGCCCGGGACCGGGCCGTCGGCGAGGTTCCATCCGCTCGCGAGCGCGACCAGTGGGACACCCGTGACGTTCGCGAGGATGCGGTCGCCGGGCGCGGCGCAGGCGGGGAAGAGCGTCAGCGCTGGCCCCTCGAACGCCTGGACGTCCGCGATCGTCGTCGCGGGTGGCGACGTCTTGGCCCCGTCGGAGACGGTGAGTGCGACCGTGTAGCGGCCGGGCGCCGCGTACGCATGCGCGAACGGCGCATCGACGGGAACGGTCACCGGCGGCGTGCCGTCGCCGAAGTCCCAGCGCGCCGCGAGCGCGTGGCCCAAGGGATCGAACGAGCGGCGTGCGTCGAAGCGGATCGCCGCCGACGGTGCGCCCGCCGTGGCGAAGCCGCGGTAGGGTCCCGCGGCATCGGCGACGAGTCCGGACGGCCAGCGGTCGCGCACGAAGACGTCCTCGAGGCCGTTCGTGTCGGCTGGCACCAGATTCGTCGCGTCGGAGACGAACGCGACGAAGCGGCCGTCCGCGCTCAAGGCCATGCGGGTCTCGTCGTTGATGAAATGTCCTTCGCCGCTGCTGCCGTCGCCTTGATCGCCGTTCGTGGCGACGCTCGCGAGGTCGGTCGAGCCGGCGACGAGATCGCGGACGAAGACGTCCTCACGGTTGTTGGTGTCCGCGAGCACGAGGTTGTCGGCCCGCGAGCGGAAGACGACGAAGCGTCCGTCGGCGCTGATCATCGGGTCACGGTTGCACGTGGCCACCGACTCGAACCTCGAGCACGTCGCCTGCTCGCCTGCGCCGGAGATGTCCGCACGCATGGTCGTGCCTTGAACGCGGTCACGTACGAAGACGTCGCCGAAGCCGTTGGTGTCGCCGGCGACCAGGCTCGACGACGGCGACACGAACGCGACGAAGCGGCCGTCGGCGCTGATCGACGGGCTCGCGGCGGTCGCGGCGCTCGCCGGGGCGCCGCCGGTCGGGACGCTCACGAGCTCGGTCGTCTGCGCCACGCGATCGCGCACGTAGACGCGCTCGAAGCCGAACGCCGGCGTCCCGATGACGAGATCGGTCGCGCCCGACTCGAAGGCGACGTAGCGGCCGTCGGCGCTGATGCCGAGTCGCGGGTCGCTGCCGGAACTGGCGCCGGCGCCCGACTGTCCACCACCCGCGGCAATGTTCACGCGCTCGGTCGTACCGTTCACCCGGTCGCGTACGAACACGTCGCCGGTGTCGTTGGTGTCGCCGGCGACGAGGTTCGTCTGGTTCGAGTAGAACGCGACGTAGCGCCCGTCGGCGCTGAGCGCCGGCCGGAGGCTACGACACGGGTCGGTGGCCGTCGGCGGGCACGTGCCCCCGAGCTCTTCGGACGAGACGTCGGCCCGTTCCTCGGAGCCGGTCGCGAGATCGTGGACGAGGATGCTCACGACCGGCGCGCTCGTCGCCGAGCTCGCCTCCGTGCACTCGTAGGCGACGAAACGGCCGTCGCCGCTCACGGTCGGGAAGTCGCTTTTCTGGCACGCGGACGCGCTCACGGGGATGGTCGTGCCCGCGCGCCGGTCGCGCGCGTACACGTGACTGTCGCCGAGCGCGCCGAGCCCGTCCGCCGCCGAGCGAAAGACGACGATCGCGCCGTCGGCGCTCATCGCGGGCACGAAGGATCCGGAGTCCCCGGTCGCCTCCTCGCCGTGCGGGCCGAC includes:
- a CDS encoding PKD domain-containing protein — translated: MEKHRFVALILLVALLAARPVAAAPHPNPNPLPVPFYSQQDPLWRSVLVGANQDVPMRKRGSLLACIAMVAASQNLVPLFPVPGNQSVLGPTPDYIHAFLIEFSGYQTSPAETVIVDYDAFSFGFRDASGIQAGIDFVPHAWPEMRVYVDGDLESGIPSILYLQREPGRFHPVVVVGWDDVSSSYLVLDPARLRWDDYPVPLEHILGPEWQRLVSGGLRAVLRHADESPDPSDDDVDDNGQIRPAPLTASTKSPVEITVIDPRGRRVGWDPATATTVVDVPDASYMPQPVWADPLGTLAPLPPGRILTIPRPLEGRYRFEMIATGDGPYTLNVRAHDASGARTVEERKTGTVRTGDVLKFQVAYARHGDSYYTLGDNFAPEAHAGGARRGTAGGAVAFDATRSFDVDGTIVAYAWSFGDGATATGPTPAHMYAEPGTYTATLTVTDDHGAVGTTTAAVAVFGDQPLVGTTERVSVGPHGEEATGDSGSFVPAMSADGAIVVFRSAADGLGALGDSHVYARDRRAGTTIPVSASACQKSDFPTVSGDGRFVAYECTEASSATSAPVVSILVHDLATGSEERADVSSEELGGTCPPTATDPCRSLRPALSADGRYVAFYSNQTNLVAGDTNDTGDVFVRDRVNGTTERVNIAAGGGQSGAGASSGSDPRLGISADGRYVAFESGATDLVIGTPAFGFERVYVRDRVAQTTELVSVPTGGAPASAATAASPSISADGRFVAFVSPSSSLVAGDTNGFGDVFVRDRVQGTTMRADISGAGEQATCSRFESVATCNRDPMISADGRFVVFRSRADNLVLADTNNREDVFVRDLVAGSTDLASVATNGDQGDGSSGEGHFINDETRMALSADGRFVAFVSDATNLVPADTNGLEDVFVRDRWPSGLVADAAGPYRGFATAGAPSAAIRFDARRSFDPLGHALAARWDFGDGTPPVTVPVDAPFAHAYAAPGRYTVALTVSDGAKTSPPATTIADVQAFEGPALTLFPACAAPGDRILANVTGVPLVALASGWNLADGPVPGSSTIHPGDTTHVRIDGPSGPSVWRDVPIDALNRVSALTLALRFALSVDATTAAGAYVVDADGVGLTASFTVPCPPLANEPPRAAVGGPYVGEVGVPIVFDGGASTDAEGAPLGYQWYFDDGGTAVGPTPSHTFDAPGTYLVLLVVNDGGLDSPTSVGTGSYTTVTIGGGEEPCTAAPPAATFASIGCRLSAVRARAMGLTVSAALQKSLRVSLDGAITRLAEARTLCGTPKKYRWAKSKVGQVARKIAQFGRRFRSRPAKRQLPESVRADFMQSAEPIRLDAVTFRRIMQCPADVS